A single window of Candidatus Baltobacteraceae bacterium DNA harbors:
- a CDS encoding TldD/PmbA family protein gives MDKAAREALGARILERSNADHTEALVHSAQNELTRFTHNAIHQNVASNDVAVSIRAIVGLRTGVARTNVVNDDSLQACVERAIALARLAPEDPGLADLPNGGAVQTPPGAFAPKTADATPAIRTRMCEAIFEVAERDGLWAAGYASTNATGITILNTRGATASFDGTAAGVNVKMNADDSTGFGEAYANDVSAIGARTIAETAAQKALASAKPRAVDPGEWTVILEPAAFGELFSYIGDHFSAQSFDEGSSFLSDGLDKPYLGENVTIRDDYAHPLAPGMPIDFEGQPTQRLALVEDGVGRAIVTDSYWAKRLNRTNTGHALPAPNAYGPQASHLVVDPGSASIAQLIAGTKRGLLISRFWYIRTVDQRRAIVTGMTRDGTFLIEDGSIVCGVRNMRFNHSVIEALRHCEFSSDVRRTGSFDYSMVVPSAKIEGFTFTSGTDF, from the coding sequence GTGGATAAGGCGGCGCGCGAGGCGTTGGGCGCGCGCATTCTGGAACGCTCGAACGCCGATCACACCGAAGCGCTGGTCCATAGCGCGCAGAACGAACTCACGCGTTTTACTCACAACGCCATTCATCAAAACGTCGCCAGTAACGACGTTGCGGTCTCGATCCGCGCGATCGTCGGACTGCGCACCGGAGTCGCCCGGACGAACGTCGTGAACGACGACTCGCTCCAAGCCTGCGTCGAGCGCGCGATCGCCCTGGCACGGCTCGCGCCTGAAGATCCCGGCCTAGCCGACCTGCCGAACGGCGGCGCCGTGCAGACACCGCCCGGCGCGTTCGCGCCGAAGACCGCCGATGCCACACCGGCGATCCGTACCCGCATGTGTGAGGCGATCTTTGAGGTTGCCGAACGCGACGGGCTCTGGGCGGCCGGATACGCATCGACCAACGCGACCGGCATCACCATTCTCAACACGCGCGGCGCCACGGCATCCTTCGACGGAACGGCCGCCGGCGTCAACGTCAAGATGAACGCCGATGATTCGACCGGCTTTGGCGAAGCCTACGCAAACGACGTATCGGCCATCGGCGCGCGCACGATCGCCGAGACCGCCGCGCAGAAAGCCCTCGCTTCGGCCAAGCCGCGCGCGGTCGATCCCGGCGAATGGACCGTCATTTTGGAACCGGCGGCCTTCGGCGAACTCTTCTCCTACATCGGCGATCACTTTTCGGCGCAGTCCTTCGACGAGGGGTCGTCGTTTCTCAGCGACGGACTCGACAAACCGTATCTGGGCGAGAACGTCACGATTCGCGACGACTACGCGCACCCGTTAGCACCGGGGATGCCCATCGATTTCGAGGGCCAGCCGACGCAGCGGCTCGCGCTCGTCGAAGACGGCGTCGGGCGCGCGATCGTCACCGATAGTTATTGGGCCAAGCGTCTAAACCGCACCAACACCGGCCACGCCCTGCCCGCGCCGAACGCCTATGGCCCGCAGGCGTCCCACCTCGTGGTCGATCCCGGCTCGGCGTCGATCGCGCAACTCATCGCCGGGACGAAACGCGGCCTACTGATCAGCCGCTTCTGGTACATCCGGACCGTCGATCAGCGCCGGGCGATCGTAACGGGCATGACGCGCGACGGAACCTTCCTCATCGAAGACGGCAGCATCGTTTGCGGCGTGCGTAACATGCGCTTTAACCACAGCGTGATCGAGGCGCTCCGGCATTGCGAATTCTCAAGCGACGTGCGGCGCACGGGGAGCTTCGACTACTCGATGGTGGTGCCGTCGGCAAAGATCGAGGGCTTCACGTTCACGAGCGGAACCGATTTCTAG
- a CDS encoding TlpA disulfide reductase family protein gives MSRSAKWMYWVAGAIIAVAVLAGYFRGAGSSRAGGPAGLVGQPAPAFTVARLDGTPDGLASYRGRIVVLNLWASWCPPCRAEMPDLQRLYARYRSANLVVLGVNQGESAKRAGAFARSLGIRFPILLDPQQRYGRVYTALGLPTTIVIDPRGIVVRGFDGPLSYDQMVAAVSPLVGK, from the coding sequence ATGTCGCGATCGGCGAAGTGGATGTATTGGGTCGCCGGGGCGATCATCGCCGTTGCCGTCCTGGCCGGATATTTTCGCGGCGCGGGTTCTTCGCGCGCGGGCGGCCCGGCGGGGCTCGTCGGCCAACCCGCGCCCGCGTTTACGGTTGCGCGGCTCGACGGCACGCCGGATGGCCTGGCGTCGTACCGCGGACGCATCGTGGTGCTGAACCTGTGGGCGTCGTGGTGTCCCCCGTGCCGTGCGGAGATGCCGGATCTGCAGCGGCTCTACGCGCGGTACCGCAGCGCGAACCTCGTCGTACTCGGCGTAAACCAAGGCGAATCGGCCAAGCGCGCCGGTGCGTTCGCGCGCTCGCTGGGGATCCGTTTTCCCATTCTGCTCGATCCGCAGCAACGCTACGGCCGCGTCTATACGGCGCTCGGCCTGCCGACGACGATCGTGATCGATCCGCGCGGCATCGTCGTGCGGGGTTTCGACGGGCCGCTCTCTTACGACCAGATGGTGGCAGCCGTTTCACCGCTCGTGGGGAAATAG